The sequence below is a genomic window from Selenomonas ruminantium subsp. lactilytica TAM6421.
GTACGACCGTGGAAGCTTTCCCAGGCGGAGATGATTTCCGTCTTTTCCGGGTTGATGCTGTAACCATACTTGCGGGCAATCTTGATGGCTCCTTCATTGGCTTCCGCACCGGAATTGCCGAAGAAGGCCTTGTCCAGACCGCTGAGCTTCACGAGCTTGGCCGCGGCATCAGCCTGGGGCTGGGTGTAGTAGAGGTTGGAGCAGTGGATGAGTTTCCCAGCCTGCTCGGCTACGGCCTGCACCAGAGCCTTATTGTTATGCCCCAATACATTTACCGCAATGCCCCCCAAGAAGTCCAGATACTTCTTGCCGTTAATATCCCAGACATAGGCACCGTCGCCATGGTCAAGGACTATCTTATAGCGGTTGAAGACCGGCAGATAGCTTTGCTGATCCTCCGCAAAAATTTCCTGTTCCTGCATAGATTTCTCCTTAACGTACCACCTGGGTGCCAATGCCCCGGGAGGTAAAGATTTCCAAGATGATGGAGTGCGGCAGGCGCCCATCGATGATATGGGTCTTGCCCGTGCCCTGCTCCAAGGAAGTCAGGCAGGCTTCCACTTTCGGAATCATGCCGCCGGCGATAATGCCTTCTTTGATATACTGGCGGGCATCCGGCAGATGCAGCGTGGAGATGAAACTTGACTTGTCATTGAAGTCCTTGTAGATACCTTCGATATCCGTCAGAAGCAGGAGCTTTTCTGCCTGCAAAGCCCCGGCAATCTCCGCCGCCACATAGTCAGCGTTGATGTTGTAGCTCTCGCCGTTATCCCCGACACCAATGGGCGCGATAACGGGCACATAGCCCTGCTCCAGCAGGTCTTCGAGAATCCCCGTGTCCACCTTTTCCACTTCGCCTACATAGCCGATATCCACCGTTTTGGTGTCCTCTCCTTCGTAGACCGTGGCCAGCTTCTTTTTGGCCTTGATGAGGCCTGCATCTTTACCGCTGAGGCCCACAGCCCGCACGCCCCGGCGGTTCAGGAGATTGACGATTTCGGAGTTCACCTTGCCGTCCAGCACCATTTCCGCAATCTCGATGGTTTCCGCATCGGTAACCCGCAGGCCCGCCACGAAGTCCGACTCCTTGCCCACCTTCTTGAGGAAGCCCGTGATGTCCGGGCCGCCGCCATGGACGATTACCGGGCGGATGCCCACGTATTTCATCAGGGCAATATCCTGCATGACCTTTTCCTTGAGGTCATCGTTGATCATGGCGTTGCCGCCGTATTTGATGACGATGGTCTTGCCGTAGAACTGCTGGATATAGGGCAGGGCCTCCACTAAGATGGCGGCTTTGTCTTCTGCTGTAAACATCGCCCTGCCCCCTTAGGTGTGGTATTCGCCGTTGATCTTCACGTATTCATAGGAGAAGTCGCAGCTCCAGATGTCGGCTTTCGCATCGCCATCGCCCATATCAATGCCGATTACGATATCATGAGCTTCCATGACCTTGCGGAGTTCCGCTTCGTCATATTTGGCGCCAACACCGTTGGCATAAACGGGAATGCCACCGAATTTCACCACGGTCTTATTAGGATCCATGGGCACGCCGGCATACCCCACGGCACAGATAACTCGCCCCCAGTTGGGATCCTCACCGAAGAAGGCGGTCTTCACCAGCGGGCTCTTGGCTACGCTCATGCCAATGGTCTTGGCATCGGCAAAGCTCTTGGCCCCGGTTACGGAAATGGTCAGGAACTTGGTAGCGCCCTCGCCATCGGCTGCAATCTTCTTGGACAGCTCCTGGCAGATATTCTTGAGGGTGGCCTTGAAGAGTTCATAGTCTTCATTTTCCTCGGTGATCTTGGCATTGCCAGCGGCACCGTTAGCCATCACGATAACCATATCGTTAGTGCTCATATCGCCGTCAATGGAAATCATGTTGAAGGAAACCTCCACGATTTCCGACAGGGCCTGCTGCAGGAGCTTGCTGTCGATAGCCGCGTCCGTGGTGATAAAGCAGAGCATCGTCGCCATGTTGGGCTGAATCATGCCAGAACCCTTGGCAATAGCACCGAAGCGCACTTCCTTGCCGCCGAGAGTGATTTCCGTAGCGCAGGCCTTGGAATAAGTATCCGTAGTGATGATGGCCTTGCCGGCGTTCTCACTGCCCTCGGTGGAGAGCTCCTTCACGGCCTGTTTGATGCCTGCTTCCATCTTGTCCATGGGCAGGTTCACACCGATAACGCCAGTGGAAGCAACCACTACATCATCAGCCTTGCAGCCCAGAGCCGTAGCCGTGATATCCTGCATGGCAGCGGCGTCCTTTTCGCCCTGCTCGCCGGTGCAGGCATTGGCGCAGCCCGCGTTGGCAGTGATGGCATGGGCCATGCCCGTGGCCACAACCTTCTTGGAAGCCCGAACCGGGGCCGAAGCCACCGCATTCTGGGTAAAGGTACCGGCCACTGCCGCTTCCTGCTCCGTATAGATAACGGCTACATCGAGATTGCCGCTCTTCTTGATACCGGCTTTGACACCAGCAGCCTGAAATCCCTGCGGATAGGTAACACCCGCTTTTTTATGTGCATCACTAAACATGAATATTCCTCCCAAAAGTTTTTGTCTCTTATTTCAATCAGGGATAAAGGGGTACAAAATCCAACCCCATGCGTTCCTCGAAACCGCAGGCGATGTTGAAGTTCTGCACCGCCTGTCCTGCCGCCCCCTTCACGAGGTTGTCGATGGCGGAAAGAACGATTACCCGTCCCGTGCGCTCATCCACATGCCAGGCGATATCGCAGAAGTTGGAGCCTCGGACTTCCTTGGTGGAGGGATAAGCCCCGGCGCCCAACAGGCGGATAAAGTATTCCTTGCCGTAGAGCTTCTCGAAGGCGGCGCTGACCAGATCTGCGGTCACGCCTTCCTTGAGGCTCGCATAGCAGGTGGAGAGAATCCCTCGGGACATGGGCACCAGATGAGGCGTGAAGTTCAGGAGAACCTTTTCCCCGGAAAGTTCCGTCAATGCCTGCTCAATCTCCGGCGTATGTCGGTGCTTGGCCACGTTGTAAGCCCGGAAGTTATCGTAGAGTTCCGGGAAGTGGTTGGCCTGCTTAGCGCCGCGGCCTGCTCCCGACACACCGGATTTAGCATCCACGATGATGGTGTTCACATCGATCAGATGCTGCTTGGCCAGCGGGGCCAGAGCCAAGATGCTGGCGGTGGTGAAGCAGCCGGCGTTGCCGATGATCTTGGCCGTCTTGATCTGCTCCCGATAGAGCTCTGCCAAACCGTAAACACGCTCCGCATCCGTGTGGGTATGGGGAACATGGTACCAGGCCTCATAAACTTCCGTATCACTGAAGCGATAATCCGCACCCAGGTCGATGATGCGCACCGGCATCCCCGCCAATGCCCGGCCGACTTCCATGGCATGACCATGAGGCAAACCGATGAAGACGAAATCACTGTCCTTGCCAATCCGTTCGATATCCTTCATGGACTCCAGTTCCATATCGTAGAGACCACGCAGATGTGGATAAAGGCTGGCAATCTTCTCGCCGGTATGACTTTCCGAAGTGATATGCACCACTTCCGCCTGCGGA
It includes:
- the argB gene encoding acetylglutamate kinase; this encodes MFTAEDKAAILVEALPYIQQFYGKTIVIKYGGNAMINDDLKEKVMQDIALMKYVGIRPVIVHGGGPDITGFLKKVGKESDFVAGLRVTDAETIEIAEMVLDGKVNSEIVNLLNRRGVRAVGLSGKDAGLIKAKKKLATVYEGEDTKTVDIGYVGEVEKVDTGILEDLLEQGYVPVIAPIGVGDNGESYNINADYVAAEIAGALQAEKLLLLTDIEGIYKDFNDKSSFISTLHLPDARQYIKEGIIAGGMIPKVEACLTSLEQGTGKTHIIDGRLPHSIILEIFTSRGIGTQVVR
- the argJ gene encoding bifunctional glutamate N-acetyltransferase/amino-acid acetyltransferase ArgJ; translation: MFSDAHKKAGVTYPQGFQAAGVKAGIKKSGNLDVAVIYTEQEAAVAGTFTQNAVASAPVRASKKVVATGMAHAITANAGCANACTGEQGEKDAAAMQDITATALGCKADDVVVASTGVIGVNLPMDKMEAGIKQAVKELSTEGSENAGKAIITTDTYSKACATEITLGGKEVRFGAIAKGSGMIQPNMATMLCFITTDAAIDSKLLQQALSEIVEVSFNMISIDGDMSTNDMVIVMANGAAGNAKITEENEDYELFKATLKNICQELSKKIAADGEGATKFLTISVTGAKSFADAKTIGMSVAKSPLVKTAFFGEDPNWGRVICAVGYAGVPMDPNKTVVKFGGIPVYANGVGAKYDEAELRKVMEAHDIVIGIDMGDGDAKADIWSCDFSYEYVKINGEYHT
- the argC gene encoding N-acetyl-gamma-glutamyl-phosphate reductase; translation: MKVSVIGATGYAGAELLRLLYQHPQAEVVHITSESHTGEKIASLYPHLRGLYDMELESMKDIERIGKDSDFVFIGLPHGHAMEVGRALAGMPVRIIDLGADYRFSDTEVYEAWYHVPHTHTDAERVYGLAELYREQIKTAKIIGNAGCFTTASILALAPLAKQHLIDVNTIIVDAKSGVSGAGRGAKQANHFPELYDNFRAYNVAKHRHTPEIEQALTELSGEKVLLNFTPHLVPMSRGILSTCYASLKEGVTADLVSAAFEKLYGKEYFIRLLGAGAYPSTKEVRGSNFCDIAWHVDERTGRVIVLSAIDNLVKGAAGQAVQNFNIACGFEERMGLDFVPLYP